A genomic stretch from Setaria viridis chromosome 1, Setaria_viridis_v4.0, whole genome shotgun sequence includes:
- the LOC117839650 gene encoding glucan endo-1,3-beta-glucosidase isoform X1 — protein sequence MALPRRALLVAGLLAAALPLLLVCPAEAGTVGVNYGRVANNLPNPSAVVQLLKQQGITQVKLYDTDPTVLRALANTGVKVVVALPNEQVAAAASRASYALLWVRRNVAAYYPATQIQGIAVGNEVFATAKNVTAQLVPAMVNVHAALARLGLDKAVKVSSPVALTALANSYPSSAGVFREDLAQPVMKPMLDFLAQTGSYLMVNAYPFFAYSANAGDISLDYALFRPNAGVQDAGNGLKYYSLLDAQLDAVFAAVNRLGNYNGVRVVVSETGWPSKGDASEVGASPANAAAYNGNLARRVLSGNAGTPLRPNADMDVYLFALFNENQKPGPTSERNYGVFYPNQQKVYDVEFVLGAGGAAGGGSQGNGGLGWQENGGPSSGSGSTSGNPPSGVKVTTGEAWCVANAAVGEQRLLAALNYACGEGGANCKDIQPGAACFEPNTMVAHASYAFNDYFQRKGRTIGTCDFAGAAYVVNQAPKMGKCDLPSTV from the exons atgGCGCTCCCACGCCgcgccctcctcgtcgccggactcctcgccgcggcgctgccgctgctcctcgTTTGCCCGGCAG AGGCGGGGACTGTGGGCGTGAACTACGGCCGGGTGGCGAACAACCTGCCGAACCCGTCGGCGGTGGTGCAGCTGCTCAAGCAGCAGGGCATCACGCAGGTGAAGCTCTACGACACCGACCCCACCGTGCTGCGCGCGCTGGCCAACACCGGCGTCAAGGTGGTGGTCGCGCTGCCCAACGAgcaggtcgccgccgcggcgtcccgcGCCTCCTACGCGCTCCTCTGGGTGCGCCGGAACGTGGCGGCTTACTACCCGGCCACGCAGATCCAGGGCATCGCCGTCGGCAACGAGGTCTTCGCCACCGCCAAGAACGTCACGGCGCAGCTCGTCCCGGCCATGGTCAACGTGCACGCCGCGCTGGCCAGGCTCGGCCTCGACAAGGCCGTCAAGGTGTCGTCCCCCGTCGCGCTCACTGCGCTCGCGAACTCGTACCCGTCCTCCGCGGGCGTGTTCCGGGAGGACCTCGCGCAGCCCGTGATGAAGCCCATGCTCGACTTCCTCGCGCAGACCGGCTCCTACCTCATGGTCAATGCCTACCCGTTCTTCGCCTACTCCGCCAATGCGGGCGACATCTCCCTCGACTACGCGCTGTTCCGCCCCAACGCCGGCGTGCAGGACGCCGGGAACGGCCTCAAGTACTACAGCCTCCTCGACGCCCAGCTCGACGCCGTGTTCGCGGCGGTGAATAGGCTCGGGAACTACAATGGCGTGCGCGTCGTGGTCTCCGAGACGGGGTGGCCGTCCAAGGGCGACGCCAGCGAGGTCGGCGCCTCGcccgccaacgccgccgcgtACAACGGCAACCTGGCGCGCCGAGTGCTCTCCGGCAACGCCGGCACGCCGCTCCGCCCCAACGCTGACATGGACGTCTACCTCTTCGCGCTCTTCAACGAGAACCAGAAGCCCGGCCCGACATCCGAACGGAACTACGGCGTGTTCTACCCGAACCAGCAGAAGGTGTACGACGTCGAGTTCGtgctcggcgccggcggcgcggcgggcggcggcagccaggGCAACGGCGGCCTCGGTTGGCAGGAGAACGGCGGGCcaagcagcggcagcggcagcaccaGCGGCAACCCGCCGAGCGGGGTGAAGGTCACGACTGGGGAGGCGTGGTGCGTGGCGAACGCGGCGGTCGGGGAGCAGCGGCTGCTGGCGGCGCTGAACTACGCCTGCGGCGAGGGCGGTGCGAACTGCAAGGACATCCAGCCCGGCGCAGCGTGCTTCGAGCCCAACACCATGGTGGCGCACGCCTCCTACGCCTTCAACGACTACTTCCAGCGCAAGGGCCGGACCATCGGCACCTGCGACTTCGCCGGCGCCGCATACGTCGTCAACCAGGCACCAA AGATGGGCAAGTGCGACCTCCCATCGACGGTCTGA
- the LOC117839679 gene encoding uncharacterized protein, with protein sequence MVRGGEKRHFFPLTSLQIGDLQSYLAELTIFLCPHTKKFLILLDNRPWLLDQDTKPAHLWQLMVTKSRFSPFANSRTRRKRDETEGKLVFSASPISAPHLRNKPSRWYSLIDEAMREKKLQVNKLKDARILNRELHQTLYGFIIFEVDWADVRGINYLNELQTDTSMAVESKIMKRWEFDSVNQASSLITSWFSGNDSECQLLQDYLDSISPNGDVFYDARNDFLTPEWEDSPSDSDDSCHVQIIRESSSFTDPSYTPPPCSGPYKRRKIIKFDDGSSMSEESYSEIVTSPKYSSSSCSSCGSDNESAKTLLEPSTYKDVLICFRFDDHDLPFRLKEVILSDVRLLTLLEYGLPSWVIFLQSYPVFCKIYRPWMCPLARALYVLMSLITVLIGFYDLYKNVPMLKATASRLFGPFFDWIETWEMISRLKYLGTMLFLHNFQQAFTWSLKIVRAVKSALSVLTKPIAGPILEVFEFTLPMWNFCAETVGYLSSVVMVSLETSWSVVLGTMQMIIWPFWFVFSTLVNIVNSVLYPVIWLLGEILAAPFRLVIGLSSFVVDLFVDIISVLRQSWSTLSALYQAGSVPRSHVLTSDNSIWGSLWKDLLYQIFRAIRSILYGFVAFFSTCNRHRLSIYNHIQVFLRRLSHVSTSGRYTAYREGARKYSSQNHPRRKTKTR encoded by the exons atgGTGCGGGGCGGCGAGAAGCGGCATTTCTTCCCGCTCACCAGCTTGCAAATCGG GGATTTACAGTCATATCTTGCAGAGCTGACAATATTTCTGTGCCCTCATACCAAGAAGTTCCTTATATTGCTTGACAACCGCCCATGGTTGCTAGATCAGGATACAAAACCTGCTCATCTATGGCAGTTGATGGTTACTAAG TCAAGGTTTTCCCCTTTCGCAAATTCTAGGACTAGGAGAAAGAGAGATGAAACTGAAGGAAAGCTTGTATTCTCAGCAAGCCCAATATCTGCTCCCCATTTGCGAAATAAACCATCCAGATGGTATTCCTTGATCGATGAGGCCATGCGGGAAAAGAAGCTTCAAGTAAATAAGTTGAAGGATGCTCGCATACTGAATAGGGAACTGCATCAAACTTTATACGGTTTTATCATTTTTGAGGTAGACTGGGCTGATGTGCGTGGCATCAATTATTTGAATGAACTTCAG ACAGATACATCTATGGCTGTGGAGTCTAAAATTATGAAGAGATGGGAATTTGATAGTGTCAACCAGGCTTCATCATTGATCACTTCTTGGTTCTCAGGAAATGACTCTGAATGTCAGCTCCTACAAGACTATTTGGACAGCATCTCTCCTAACG GTGATGTATTTTATGATGCTCGGAACGATTTCTTAACACCTGAATGGGAGGATTCACCAAGTGATAGTGATGATTCTTGTCATGTTCAAATCATCAGAGAGTCATCAAGTTTCACAGACCCATCTTACACACCACCTCCTTGCTCTGGGCCttacaaaagaagaaaaataataaaatttgatGATGGAAGTAGTATGTCTGAAGAATCATACTCAGAAATTGTGACCTCGCCAAAATATTCATCATCTTCATGTTCATCGTGTGGCAGTGATAATGAGAGTGCTAAGACGCTGTTAGAGCCTAGCACATATAAGGATGTACTGATCTGCTTCCGCTTTGATGATCATGACCTCCCATTTAGACTGAAAGAAGTTATATTATCTGATGTGAGATTGTTAACGTTACTTGAGTATGGCCTTCCTTCATGGGTTATATTTCTTCAGTCATATCCAGTGTTTTGCAAGATATATCGCCCATGGATGTGCCCTCTTGCCAGAGCATTATATGTCTTGATGTCATTAATTACTGTTCTTATAGGGTTCTATGACCTCTACAAGAATGTCCCCATGTTGAAGGCAACTGCATCAAGATTGTTTGGCCCTTTCTTTGATTGGATAGAAACATGGGAAATGATATCAAGACTTAAGTATCTAGGAACTATGCTTTTCCTGCATAACTTCCAGCAGGCTTTTACGTGGTCTCTTAAGATTGTGCGTGCTGTTAAATCTGCTCTTAGTGTTTTGACAAAGCCAATTGCGGGACCAATTTTGGAGGTTTTTGAATTTACTCTGCCAATGTGGAACTTTTGTGCTGAAACAGTAGGATATCTGAGTTCAGTTGTCATGGTATCGCTGGAGACGTCTTGGAGTGTCGTTTTAGGTACAATGCAGATGATTATCTGGCCATTTTGGTTTGTCTTCAGTACTCTTGTTAACATTG TAAATTCAGTTCTGTACCCTGTAATTTGGCTCCTTGGAGAGATACTAGCTGCACCTTTCCGACTAGTCATTGGGCTATCAAGTTTCGTTGTGGACCTTTTTGTTGATATTATCAGTGTTCTAAGGCAGAGCTGGTCAACATTAAGTGCATTATATCAAGCTGGATCTGTACCCAGATCGCATGTGCTAACATCTGATAACAGCATCTGGGGGTCACTCTGGAAAGATCTTCTGTATCAG ATTTTCCGTGCAATACGAAGCATTTTGTATGGTTTTGTCGCCTTCTTTTCAACATGTAATAGGCACCGGCTCAG CATTTACAATCACATTCAAGTGTTTCTCCGGCGCCTCTCTCATGTCTCAACTAGTGGACGGTATACTGCCTACCGTGAAGGAGCACGGAAGTATAGTAGCCAGAATCATCCT AGAAGGAAGACTAAGACGAGATAA
- the LOC117839667 gene encoding 1-aminocyclopropane-1-carboxylate oxidase 1, translating into MAATGTTLSFPVINMEKLQTKEKPATMAVLNDACENWGFFELLNHGISHELMDEVERLNKAHYTSCREPKFQEFAARTLEAGEKGADVKDVDWESTFFVRHLPASNLADLPDLDDHYRQVMKQFASEIQKLSEKLLDLLCENLGLEKGYLKQAFAGSNGPTFGTKVSAYPPCPRPDLVDGLRAHTDAGGIILLFQDDQVSGLQLLKDGEWVDVPPMRYAIVVNIGDQLEVITNGRYKSVTHRVLTRPDGNRMSIASFYNPGADAVIFPAPALVAAEEERAAYPRFVFEDYMNLYVRQKFEAKEPRFEAMKSAIATA; encoded by the exons atggcagctacaGGCACCACGCTCTCGTTCCCGGTGATCAACATGGAGAAGCTCCAGACCAAGGAGAAGCCCGCGACCATGGCGGTCCTCAACGACGCCTGCGAGAACTGGGGCTTCTTCGAG CTGCTGAACCATGGCATCTCCCACGAGCTGATGGACGAGGTGGAGCGTCTGAACAAGGCGCACTACACCAGCTGCCGGGAGCCCAAGTTCCAGGAGTTCGCGGCGCGGACGCTGGAGGCCGGCGAGAAGGGCGCCGACGTCAAGGACGTGGACTGGGAGAGCACCTTCTTCGTCCGCCACCTCCCCGCCTCCAACCTCGCCGACCTCCCCGACCTCGACGACCACTACAG GCAAGTGATGAAGCAATTCGCATCGGAGATACAGAAGCTGTCGGAGAAGCTGCTGGACCTGCTGTGCGAGAACCTGGGCCTGGAGAAAGGGTACCTGAAGCAGGCCTTCGCGGGGTCCAACGGCCCAACGTTCGGCACCAAGGTGAGCGCGTACCCGCCGTGCCCGCGCCCGGACCTCGTCGACGGCCTCCGCGCGCACACCGACGCCGGCGGCATCATCCTGCTGTTCCAGGACGACCAGGTGAGCGGCCTGCAGCTGCTCAAGGACGGGGAGTGGGTGGACGTGCCGCCGATGCGCTACGCCATCGTCGTCAACATCGGCGACCAGCTGGAGGTGATCACCAACGGGCGGTACAAGAGCGTGACGCACCGCGTGCTCACGCGCCCCGACGGCAACCGCATGTCCATCGCCTCCTTCTACAaccccggcgccgacgccgtcaTCTTCCCGGCGcccgcgctcgtcgccgccgaggaggagcgcgcggcgTACCCGAGGTTCGTGTTCGAGGACTACATGAACCTGTACGTGCGCCAGAAGTTCGAGGCCAAGGAGCCACGGTTCGAGGCCATGAAGTCCGCCATCGCCACCGCGTGA
- the LOC117839650 gene encoding glucan endo-1,3-beta-glucosidase isoform X2 produces the protein MALPRRALLVAGLLAAALPLLLVCPAEAGTVGVNYGRVANNLPNPSAVVQLLKQQGITQVKLYDTDPTVLRALANTGVKVVVALPNEQVAAAASRASYALLWVRRNVAAYYPATQIQGIAVGNEVFATAKNVTAQLVPAMVNVHAALARLGLDKAVKVSSPVALTALANSYPSSAGVFREDLAQPVMKPMLDFLAQTGSYLMVNAYPFFAYSANAGDISLDYALFRPNAGVQDAGNGLKYYSLLDAQLDAVFAAVNRLGNYNGVRVVVSETGWPSKGDASEVGASPANAAAYNGNLARRVLSGNAGTPLRPNADMDVYLFALFNENQKPGPTSERNYGVFYPNQQKVYDVEFVLGAGGAAGGGSQGNGGLGWQENGGPSSGSGSTSGNPPSGVKVTTGEAWCVANAAVGEQRLLAALNYACGEGGANCKDIQPGAACFEPNTMVAHASYAFNDYFQRKGRTIGTCDFAGAAYVVNQAPSSGLQAC, from the exons atgGCGCTCCCACGCCgcgccctcctcgtcgccggactcctcgccgcggcgctgccgctgctcctcgTTTGCCCGGCAG AGGCGGGGACTGTGGGCGTGAACTACGGCCGGGTGGCGAACAACCTGCCGAACCCGTCGGCGGTGGTGCAGCTGCTCAAGCAGCAGGGCATCACGCAGGTGAAGCTCTACGACACCGACCCCACCGTGCTGCGCGCGCTGGCCAACACCGGCGTCAAGGTGGTGGTCGCGCTGCCCAACGAgcaggtcgccgccgcggcgtcccgcGCCTCCTACGCGCTCCTCTGGGTGCGCCGGAACGTGGCGGCTTACTACCCGGCCACGCAGATCCAGGGCATCGCCGTCGGCAACGAGGTCTTCGCCACCGCCAAGAACGTCACGGCGCAGCTCGTCCCGGCCATGGTCAACGTGCACGCCGCGCTGGCCAGGCTCGGCCTCGACAAGGCCGTCAAGGTGTCGTCCCCCGTCGCGCTCACTGCGCTCGCGAACTCGTACCCGTCCTCCGCGGGCGTGTTCCGGGAGGACCTCGCGCAGCCCGTGATGAAGCCCATGCTCGACTTCCTCGCGCAGACCGGCTCCTACCTCATGGTCAATGCCTACCCGTTCTTCGCCTACTCCGCCAATGCGGGCGACATCTCCCTCGACTACGCGCTGTTCCGCCCCAACGCCGGCGTGCAGGACGCCGGGAACGGCCTCAAGTACTACAGCCTCCTCGACGCCCAGCTCGACGCCGTGTTCGCGGCGGTGAATAGGCTCGGGAACTACAATGGCGTGCGCGTCGTGGTCTCCGAGACGGGGTGGCCGTCCAAGGGCGACGCCAGCGAGGTCGGCGCCTCGcccgccaacgccgccgcgtACAACGGCAACCTGGCGCGCCGAGTGCTCTCCGGCAACGCCGGCACGCCGCTCCGCCCCAACGCTGACATGGACGTCTACCTCTTCGCGCTCTTCAACGAGAACCAGAAGCCCGGCCCGACATCCGAACGGAACTACGGCGTGTTCTACCCGAACCAGCAGAAGGTGTACGACGTCGAGTTCGtgctcggcgccggcggcgcggcgggcggcggcagccaggGCAACGGCGGCCTCGGTTGGCAGGAGAACGGCGGGCcaagcagcggcagcggcagcaccaGCGGCAACCCGCCGAGCGGGGTGAAGGTCACGACTGGGGAGGCGTGGTGCGTGGCGAACGCGGCGGTCGGGGAGCAGCGGCTGCTGGCGGCGCTGAACTACGCCTGCGGCGAGGGCGGTGCGAACTGCAAGGACATCCAGCCCGGCGCAGCGTGCTTCGAGCCCAACACCATGGTGGCGCACGCCTCCTACGCCTTCAACGACTACTTCCAGCGCAAGGGCCGGACCATCGGCACCTGCGACTTCGCCGGCGCCGCATACGTCGTCAACCAGGCACCAA GTTCAGGGCTTCAGGCCTGCTAG